The Daucus carota subsp. sativus chromosome 2, DH1 v3.0, whole genome shotgun sequence genome includes a window with the following:
- the LOC108207395 gene encoding protein SCARECROW, with protein sequence MMKGAFEVVHGALSVIQPHEHWDYALSVGANSHQFLKPKTSGVPEKNELSEWVENVTRQLIEDLPESNSHTESSIVVYHDDAALLGELRPKKMAKRSHGNNNLNFHDPNINIDGQTKQMSLSKLDESGLGLISLLLECAVAISVDNLEEAHRMLLELTQMASPYGQSCAERIVAYFAKAMSSRVMNSWLGICSPLINYKNVHSAFQVFNNISPFIKFAHFTSNQAILEAFHRRDRVHIIDLDIMQGLQWPALFHILATRMEGPPHVRMTGMGSSMELLVDTGKQLSNFAKRLGMSFEFHPVAKKFGDLSDVSVLQIRRGETLAVHWLQHSLYDATGPDWKTMRLLQDLNPRVITLVEQDISHGGSFLDRFVGSLHFYSTIFDSLGAFMPCDDSNRHRVEHELLHREINNIMAIGGPARSGEEKFKHWRSELARNCFFQVPMSGNSMAQAQLILNMFPPTHGYSLVQGDGTLRLGWKDTSLFTASAWTSHGSC encoded by the coding sequence ATGATGAAAGGTGCGTTCGAAGTTGTTCATGGCGCGCTGAGCGTAATCCAACCCCATGAACACTGGGACTACGCATTATCAGTTGGAGCCAATTCTCACCAATTTCTCAAACCAAAGACCTCCGGCGTGCCAGAGAAAAATGAACTCTCTGAATGGGTTGAGAATGTCACCAGGCAACTCATCGAAGACTTGCCCGAAAGCAACTCCCACACCGAATCTTCGATCGTGGTCTATCACGACGATGCAGCCCTACTGGGTGAGTTAAGGCCAAAGAAAATGGCAAAGAGGAGTCATGGaaataataatcttaatttCCATGATCCGAATATTAATATAGATGGTCAGACAAAGCAGATGAGCTTGAGTAAATTAGATGAGTCTGGTTTAGGGTTAATTTCATTGCTTTTGGAGTGTGCAGTTGCGATTTCGGTCGATAATCTTGAAGAGGCTCATAGGATGTTGCTTGAGCTGACCCAAATGGCTTCACCATATGGACAATCGTGTGCCGAAAGAATTGTGGCTTATTTTGCAAAAGCCATGTCTAGTAGGGTGATGAATTCTTGGCTCGGAATTTGCTCACCCTTGATCAATTACAAGAATGTGCATAGTGCTTTCCAAGTATTTAATAACATTTCGCCTTTTATTAAATTTGCACATTTTACGTCCAACCAAGCGATTCTTGAGGCCTTTCATCGACGGGATAGGGTTCACATTATTGATCTTGACATCATGCAAGGCCTTCAATGGCCGGCCTTGTTTCATATCCTGGCAACGCGTATGGAAGGGCCTCCACACGTGAGAATGACCGGTATGGGGAGCTCAATGGAGTTATTGGTAGACACCGGAAAACAGTTGTCTAACTTTGCTAAACGCCTTGGAATGTCGTTTGAGTTTCATCCGGTAGCAAAGAAATTTGGTGACTTGAGTGATGTTTCGGTGCTTCAAATTCGGAGAGGTGAAACCCTAGCCGTGCATTGGCTACAACACTCACTATACGACGCGACTGGACCGGACTGGAAAACCATGAGATTGCTCCAAGACCTGAACCCTAGGGTGATCACATTAGTAGAACAAGATATATCTCATGGAGGTTCTTTCTTGGACCGGTTCGTAGGATCTTTACATTTCTATTCAACCATATTCGATTCTCTTGGAGCTTTCATGCCATGTGATGATTCAAATCGACATCGGGTTGAACACGAGCTTCTACACCGGGAGATCAACAACATAATGGCAATAGGCGGACCTGCAAGAAGTGGGGAGGAGAAGTTCAAGCATTGGAGAAGCGAATTAGCTAGAAATTGTTTCTTTCAAGTCCCAATGAGTGGGAATTCAATGGCTCAAGCACAACTTATACTTAACATGTTTCCTCCTACTCATGGTTATAGCCTTGTTCAAGGAGATGGAACTCTTAGGCTAGGATGGAAAGACACTAGCTTATTCACTGCTTCTGCTTGGACGTCGCATGGTTCTTGCTAG